In the genome of Nitrospira japonica, one region contains:
- a CDS encoding DUF4149 domain-containing protein has protein sequence MSCRGLHQPVDTVNRWVYRGLLCGLTLELLALATWVGGLIVLIGAVIPAVFNTLGGQDSGGFLLTRAFEGYNRLVVVAMALLVAIAVCRQWSGHPAVSVSRLEVVLLTLMGILLCVIVLVLHPQAAALQAEAFAVKDEQARKAAFEAFFRLHMPVRSLYMINMGLGIALLAMKVTRLVSRRESQV, from the coding sequence GTGTCTTGTCGGGGCCTTCATCAGCCGGTCGATACGGTGAATCGGTGGGTGTATCGGGGGTTGCTGTGCGGACTGACGTTGGAGCTGCTTGCACTGGCCACGTGGGTCGGCGGATTGATCGTCTTGATCGGCGCGGTGATCCCGGCGGTCTTCAATACGCTGGGCGGCCAAGACTCGGGAGGATTTTTGCTTACCAGGGCATTTGAAGGGTACAACCGATTGGTGGTCGTGGCCATGGCCTTGTTGGTGGCCATCGCGGTCTGCCGCCAGTGGAGCGGTCATCCGGCGGTGAGCGTGAGCCGGCTCGAGGTCGTGCTGCTGACGCTGATGGGCATCCTGCTGTGCGTGATCGTCCTGGTGCTGCACCCGCAGGCTGCGGCGCTTCAAGCGGAGGCGTTTGCCGTGAAGGACGAACAGGCTCGGAAGGCTGCCTTCGAGGCGTTTTTTCGGTTGCATATGCCGGTCCGCTCTCTCTACATGATAAACATGGGGCTGGGCATCGCGCTTCTGGCTATGAAAGTCACGCGGCTGGTCTCCAGACGGGAGTCACAAGTATGA